DNA from Sorangium aterium:
CGCGCAGGCGCCGTCTGCGCCGCACTCGTGGCACTTCGCGCAATGCGCGTCCTCCATGCACTCGGTGAAGCAGGCGTTGGCCTTCGGATCGCAGGCGAACTCCTCGCACCCTTTCTCCTCGCCGGGCGCGCACTCCACGCTCTCACCGTCGCAGGTGCCGCGGCTCGTCTCGACGCCCTCGGAGCACGTCGGCTCGCCGCACGCGGTCTCGGCCTTCGAGGGGCCGCACGTGCCGTCTTCGCCCGACGCCTTGAGCGCGGCGGTGCAGGCGTCGCAGTCCGCGTCGCAGGCGGTGTCGCAGCAGACCTCGTCGGCGCAGAAGCCGCTCGTGCAGTCGCCGGCCGCGGTGCACGCCTTGGCGTTGTCGCACTGAGGGCAGACGGAGCCGCCGCAGTCGACGTCGGTCTCTTCGTTGTTCTTCGTGCCGTCAGAACATCCGTCGTCGGGACCCACGTCCCCCGGGATGCGCGAGCGATCGACGGAGGCGATGAGCTCGCAACCCATCCCGAGGGTCGAGAGCGCGCCAGCGCAGAGCGCCACCGCGAGAAGGTGCTGTTTCTTCCACATAGTAGTCCCCTTAGAAGGTAAACCGCGCGGCGGCGCCGCCGCCTGTCGGGCTGACGAACGGAGTGACGAACGCCTTCTTCGTCACGCTCGACGCTGCGGCCTTCGCCTGGGCCGGGTCGTCGCTGAGGAGCAGGACCGCGCCGGTGACGCCGAACGTGAGCGCCACCGCGAAGGACATGTCCGCGATGAGCGCGAAGCGATCGACCTTGTCCGCTGTCTTGGTCGTCGGGGCGTCGTCGAAGTCGCTCTTCGCGCCGAGCGCCTGGATGCCGAAGATCGTCCCGACCACCACGCCGGCTCCGGCGAGCCCGAGGGTGACGTAGGCCGGCACCGGCGAGCGCGGCTCGATCGGCGCTGCCGGCGGCGGCGGCTGCGCGGGCGGCGCCTCGGCGGGCGGCGGGGCGGGGGGCTGCGCGGGCGCCGCAGCGACCGGCGCCGGCGCCTGCGGCGTCAGCGTGACGTTGACCTCGCGCGCCTCGGCGAAGGTGACATCGAGCTCCTGGCTCGCGTCGGCGAACCCTTCGGCGGAGACGGTGAGGGTGTGCTTGCCGGGCGGGACCGAGAGCTCCTTGCCGGTCTGGGCCACGCCGTCGACCGCGACCTTGAGGCCTGGCGGCGCCTCCGGGACGGTCGCGACCTTCACCTTCGCCGGCGTCTTCTTCAGGGCCTCGACGCGCGCCTGCCCCTCGGCGATCTTCTCCTTGAACTTCTCGGCGTCCGGCTTCGAATCGAGGAACGCCTGCCACGCCGCGACGGCCTCGGTGACGAGGCCCTGCTTGTCGAGCGAGAGGGCGAGCTTGTACTTCGGCGCGGCGCCGGGCACGTACTCGTCTGCCTGGCGATACAGGTCGGCCGCGACGGCGAACTCGCCCTTGTCGAACCTGGCCTCGGCCTCCTTGTAGAGCTTCTTGGCCTCGTCCTTCTTCTGCTTCTCGGTCAGCGCCTTCTTCGGCTTGGTGGTGGTCACCTTCGTCGCGGGCTCACCGGCCTTCGCAGGGGCCGCCGTCGCGGGCGTCCCGGCCTTCGCGGGAGCCGCGGCGGGCGTCCCGGCCGCGGGCGGCGTCGCGCCGGCCGCGGGAGGTGTCGCGCCGGCCGCGGCCGGCGTCGCAGCGGTGGTGGGCGCCTGCGCCGCGGACGTGGCTGCCTTCGCAGGAGCCGCCGCCGGGGCGGCCGGCTTACCCGCCGGGGGCGCTGCCGGCTTGGCATCCGTCTGCGCAGATGCCGGACTGACGCTCGTCAGCGTCAGGAGCCCAGAGACCATCGCCGCCGAGGTCAACATCGTCAGCCGGCCCGATCGTGAACGCATACCGTAAGCCCTCCTCCGCGGATAGTGTCGCGTGGGCGCCCACTTAAGCCTTGAAGGCCGCTCTACACAAGGGGTTTCGCGTTCATCCGGGGGCGCGCGCGCGTTGGCCTAGGTCCGCGCCGAGGCCCGCGCCCCCGCTGCTCCGGCGCGGCCTCCTCGGACATCAAGGCTCGTCGCCTCGCTCCAGCCATGCAGGGAACCGAAGCCTCGCCTCCAGCCCGAAGCCCAGGGTCGCCTGGCGCATGCGCGCGGCCCGCTCCGGGCCCCGAGGGAGGCTCTCGCGGAGCCGCCGCAGCGCCTCGATGTAGCGGGCGAACCGAGGATCCGAGAAGAGGGCGCCGAGGTCCTCCCGGATGCGCCGTATCGTTCCGGGGCTGACGCCATGGCTGCTGAAGCTCATCGTCAGTCCGGAGGCAGAGACCACCGAAGGATTGGCGAAGTTCGACACCTCCGGGCGATCCAGCGTGCAGACGAGGCGCCCGGCGCCCCCGAGCTCTCGGTGGAGGCGCCGCGAGAGCGCCTCGTCGCCCGGCACGAGGAACACGATCGCCGCACCGGCGAGGTCGTCCTCCACGAACGCCCGCCGGTGCAGATCGAGCTGCCCCTCCCGGCTGGCTCGCTCGATCGACCCGTCGACCTGCCCTGGCGCGACGACGGAGACTCGAGCGCCCGCCGAGAGGAGGCGCTCCACCGTGTACGGCGCCTCGCCGTCCGCGCCGATGACGAGGGCCCGCTGGCCGTTGAGGTCGAGCACGATGGGAAAGAGGCGCATGGGGGTGGAGCGGACACGAACGCGGGGCCGCGCGGCGATTGTAGACCGACGCGCCGCCCGGCGGGCGAGGGGCGTGACGGCGAGCGAGGCCGCCGCGCGTGGGGCTCAGCGGCCGGGAGGCCCCTGGGGAGGCGGAGGCGGGCTGGGCGGTGGCACCGGCGGCAGAAAGGGCTGCGTGCGGAAGGCGAGCCTCCGGTCGGCGTTGCCAATACGCGTCACGAACAGGCCGACGAAGGAGCCGAACAGCGAGTCGCCCGGCCCGATCGCCGTCGAGCCGGGCGGCCGGGTCACCCACCGCTTGATGCGATCGAGCATCTCGGCGCTCATGGGGTTCACCTCGACCAGCACGGCGACGAAATAGCGGCTGCCGTCGCGGATGAGCGACCGCTCCACGAGCGGCAGCCGCCGGGCCTCGGCGCAGTTGCGGAGCACGCCCTCGACGTTGATCGCGACCGTGCTCGACTGACCTCCGGCCTGGATCAGCTGGATCCGGAACACCTCATCCCAGAGGTCGTAGACGATCCGGCAGCTCTTCGCGGCGAGCGCGACAGGGTTGCCTCCGCTCTCGTGGAAGAGGTAGCCGCGCATCGTGATGACGGTGGGGAGCCCGCTGAGCAGCTTCTTCGAGATCTCGCTGTCGACGACGTCGCGGAAGCCCACGGTGAGCTGCACGATCGTCTTGTCGAGCGTCAAGCTCGCCACCCGGGTGGGCAGCGCGGCCGGCGCGCCGAGCGCCTGCTGCGCGTCCGCGTCGGCGATCTCCTTGGGCCCAGGCCCCTCCTGGGCCATCGACCAGCTCGCTCGGAGGGCGAGCGTCGCGAGCAGCGCGATCCCGAGCCAGCGCGCCGCGCCGCGGCCGAGCGCCACGAGCGCTCGCCGCGCGTCTCGGAGGTGCCAGGCGCGGCGGCCACCGCCCGAGCGCCGCGCGCCGTGCGTCGCGCGCCTCGGTCCGCGAGGTGCGTCGGAGCAGATCATTTCCGCTCACCGCGCCGCGCCGGGATCAGCCCGAGCAGGTTCGAGAACGCGAGCGTCACGCCGCCGACCGCCGTGTCGACCCGCAGACCGAGGTTGTACGTGATGTCCACGGGCACGCGGGCGAAGCCCTCGTATCCGGTCGGCGCATCGGTGAACTCGCGGCGCGTCGCGAGGCCGTACAGGCCCGCGGCGCCGAAGAGATCGACGCCGTAGATGGACCCGCGGCCGGCGTAGACCGGGATCCGGTACTCCGCCTCGAGCTTCGCGGCGAAGTCTCCGTACCGGACCTCGATGATGTCCGTGCTGAGGAAGTTCGGCGGTTGCCTCCGATCGGGCGCGAGGTCGAGCAGCCGATCCGGCAGGAGGTCGGTGAGATCGCCGACGTAGAATTTCTCGAAGAAAGGCGCGTCCCCGGCGATCGCGCCGGCGAACGCCTCGACGCGGAGCACGTGCCGCAGGGGCAGGCGGAACCAGCGCTGCGCGCCGAACTCGAACTTCTGGTAGCCGTAATCGCTGCCGAACGGCGGTACGCCCACCGTGACCGAGACCGAGGCGAGCGTGCCCTGCGTCGCGAGGAAGGGCGCGTCGCGCGTGTCGTGATCGATCGCGGCGTGCAGCGACGAGAGCACCGTCTTGCCGCCCAGGATGTCGAACTCGACGGGCTCGCGGCTGTTGCCGCGCATGTGCGAGGCGACCGTGGGCACGGTCGCGTCGATCTGCTCCAGGCGGTAATCGAGCGACAGCCGCGAGGAGGAGGAGACGTCGTGACCTGTGCCGAGCGTCGCGCCGAACCGCTTGTAGGCGACGACGGCGTAGCCCGTGACCTCGCGCTGCTCGAGCAACGGGGACTCGAAGACGACGGCCCGGTTGCCGAAGAAGTCACGGGCGTCGTTGTAGAGCAGCGTCACCGTGGCCGACCAGCGGGTCCCCACGAACGCGGGGTCGACGAAGCGGGTCCTCAGCGCGAGCTGGTCCGCCGCGAGCCCGACGCCGGCGCCGAGCGTGATCCCTGTCCCGGCGAGGTTGGTCTCGGCGACCTGCACGCCGGTGAACGCGGAGAGCGGCCTCGCGTTGCCCGCTGTGTCCTCGTCGGCCGCGATGCCGAGCCAGAGGTCCTGCACGACGAACGTGTTGCGCTCGACGACGTCGATCACGAGCGTCGCGCTCCCGCGCTCGACCCCCTTGCGGAGCGAGAACCCGACCGAGGCGAAGAACCCGGTCCCGAGGAGGCGGTAGCGCGTGAGCTCGATCTCCGGATCCTCGACGTCGAGCAGGTCCCCCGCGCGGAACCTCACGTAGCGGAGGATCACGCGCGCGGCGGTCCGCACGTTGCCTCGGATCTCGATGCCGTCGAGGGTGTACCGGACGCGATGTCTCTCCTGGAGCGCCGCGCCGGCCGACAGCGCTGCCGGGTGGAGGGGCGCGGCCGCGTGCGGCGCTCGCTCCTGCGCCGTGGGCCCTGCGCCGGCGGCGGCCTCCGCGCCCTGCCCGAGCGCGCGCCTCGGGCACGTCCCCAGGAGCAACACGCACCAGAGCGCGAGGTGGGCGCGGCCGAGCGCAGAGGGCAGGGGGACGGCCCGGGAGCGTGAAGAGCTCCGGAATCGAGGTGGATTCACAGGATTCCTGCAACGCCGCCCGAGCCTGCCGAGGCGTCGGCGACGCGCCCTTCAGCCACGCACCCTAGCACGATCGATCGCTTCGCCGGAGGAATCGGTCGCGTCGAGATCGACCGCCGCCGCGGCGTCCTCGGCGACGGCGTCGGTGGGGACAGGGCGCGACGGCGCCCTGCGGCGGATCTGCGCTGCGGCGCTCACGCGCTGTGGCCACCGCGCATCGCGGGGCGTCGGAGCGGGCTCGGTGTGCTCTGCCAGCACGAGCAGGTCCAGCCGGGCCGGCGTCGGCTCGATCAGGTGATCGGCCGCGGCGAGCAGCAGCGCCCGGACCTCGGTCCGGACGCTGGCCTCTCGCGCCCAGCGCGCGCCGACGCTCGCGGCGATGGCGCGGGCGAGGAGGAGCTCCGCGCGGCCGCGCACGTCCGCGGGGATCCAGTCGGCGATGAGCGGATCCGCGAGCATGGAGAGCGTCTTGCGCAGCGCGGTGACGCGGCGAGGACCGAACCGCTCGGGCGCGCGCGCCGCGTGGCGCGCGAGGCGCCATGCCCTGCGGAGCGCGCGCCTCGCCGCCCTGCCGACCACCGCGCCGCGCACGGTGAGGCGTTCGCGCGGCGCATCGATGGCGCGCAGCACCGCGGCCAGCGAAACCCCGCCCGCGATCACGAGCGCGACCGTCACCGCCGTGGCCTCGAGGCCGTGCAGCTCCCAGCCGCCGGTCGCCGCGATGAAGGCGCAGGCGGACGCCAGCAAGAGCCCGAGGGAGCCCAGCGCGCCCGCGGTGTGCGAGCGGCCGCGCGAGGAGCCGCCTTCGCCGTGGAGGGTCCGCGCATAGCCGTCCGGCGCGATGAGCCGTCCTCCGCTCGGGATGAGGCCCACCATGGCTCGCCGCGCCGCGCGCCCGAGGCCGACCTCCAGCGGGCCGAGCTCGACGCCGGGCGGCTCACGGAACGGGCTCACCCCTCCAGAATAGCCCATGCGCTGCCTTCGCGGAGGGCGCGGCCCGGCGCGCAGCTGCGGCGGCGCCAGAAGCGTGTTGCGGCGGCGAAATCTCGTCCGTCTACAACGGGCTATGCGCCTGCTCGCTGCGCGGCGCTGCAGCTATGCGGCTGCTCGCAGCGCCGCGCTGCGGAATACGAAGAGCGAGCCGCCGCCGCCACATCGAGGCAGCGGCTCTCGGCGCGTCACGGCTTTCCCGCGCTGTCCTTCGGTGCCCGCGACGCCTTCTCGACGAGGCCGCTCATGCCCATGCGTGACGCGAGCGCCGAGAGCACCGCGCGCAGCGGGAC
Protein-coding regions in this window:
- a CDS encoding PEGA domain-containing protein, with amino-acid sequence MRSRSGRLTMLTSAAMVSGLLTLTSVSPASAQTDAKPAAPPAGKPAAPAAAPAKAATSAAQAPTTAATPAAAGATPPAAGATPPAAGTPAAAPAKAGTPATAAPAKAGEPATKVTTTKPKKALTEKQKKDEAKKLYKEAEARFDKGEFAVAADLYRQADEYVPGAAPKYKLALSLDKQGLVTEAVAAWQAFLDSKPDAEKFKEKIAEGQARVEALKKTPAKVKVATVPEAPPGLKVAVDGVAQTGKELSVPPGKHTLTVSAEGFADASQELDVTFAEAREVNVTLTPQAPAPVAAAPAQPPAPPPAEAPPAQPPPPAAPIEPRSPVPAYVTLGLAGAGVVVGTIFGIQALGAKSDFDDAPTTKTADKVDRFALIADMSFAVALTFGVTGAVLLLSDDPAQAKAAASSVTKKAFVTPFVSPTGGGAAARFTF
- a CDS encoding precorrin-2 dehydrogenase/sirohydrochlorin ferrochelatase family protein yields the protein MRLFPIVLDLNGQRALVIGADGEAPYTVERLLSAGARVSVVAPGQVDGSIERASREGQLDLHRRAFVEDDLAGAAIVFLVPGDEALSRRLHRELGGAGRLVCTLDRPEVSNFANPSVVSASGLTMSFSSHGVSPGTIRRIREDLGALFSDPRFARYIEALRRLRESLPRGPERAARMRQATLGFGLEARLRFPAWLERGDEP
- a CDS encoding BamA/TamA family outer membrane protein, which produces MNPPRFRSSSRSRAVPLPSALGRAHLALWCVLLLGTCPRRALGQGAEAAAGAGPTAQERAPHAAAPLHPAALSAGAALQERHRVRYTLDGIEIRGNVRTAARVILRYVRFRAGDLLDVEDPEIELTRYRLLGTGFFASVGFSLRKGVERGSATLVIDVVERNTFVVQDLWLGIAADEDTAGNARPLSAFTGVQVAETNLAGTGITLGAGVGLAADQLALRTRFVDPAFVGTRWSATVTLLYNDARDFFGNRAVVFESPLLEQREVTGYAVVAYKRFGATLGTGHDVSSSSRLSLDYRLEQIDATVPTVASHMRGNSREPVEFDILGGKTVLSSLHAAIDHDTRDAPFLATQGTLASVSVTVGVPPFGSDYGYQKFEFGAQRWFRLPLRHVLRVEAFAGAIAGDAPFFEKFYVGDLTDLLPDRLLDLAPDRRQPPNFLSTDIIEVRYGDFAAKLEAEYRIPVYAGRGSIYGVDLFGAAGLYGLATRREFTDAPTGYEGFARVPVDITYNLGLRVDTAVGGVTLAFSNLLGLIPARRGERK